A window of the Pseudomonas furukawaii genome harbors these coding sequences:
- a CDS encoding cold-shock protein, with amino-acid sequence MSARQTGTVKWFNAEKGFGFITPEQGPDVFVHFRQIESTGYKSLDEGQRVSFLVTAGAKGPQAEAVRAE; translated from the coding sequence ATGTCCGCACGTCAAACCGGTACCGTTAAGTGGTTCAACGCCGAGAAAGGTTTCGGCTTCATCACCCCTGAGCAAGGTCCGGACGTATTCGTTCACTTCCGTCAGATCGAGTCCACCGGCTACAAGTCCCTGGACGAAGGCCAGCGCGTAAGCTTCCTGGTTACTGCCGGCGCCAAAGGCCCGCAAGCCGAAGCCGTTCGCGCCGAGTAA